Genomic window (Vigna unguiculata cultivar IT97K-499-35 chromosome 10, ASM411807v1, whole genome shotgun sequence):
ACAAAATTTCTGCAATGCAGGGATAATGAATCATGTGACTGTAATGGAGTAGCAGAAGGGTAACTAACATGCTCCAGTCAGCACTCCTTCGAAGATACAGATTATCAACTAGGCACTTCTCAAATTCCTAGAGTTTTGGTTGCTATGTCTAAAAGAGGGCCTAAAGCATTAGGTgcaaattttcttgcaaataaGAAGCAGAGTGAAGATGGCTGGTTATTATAAAGACATGTCTGGTCTTGCAAAATTTTCTTGAAGAATTCCTCTTTGATGTCATCCTTTCCAAAAGTAGCTGGATGAGCACCACCCCTCGACCAGTCCACAAAAGTGAGGCTTCTATTTGCCAAAAGATGAGGAGTATTAATGGTTAGCATTGTCTGGAAATAGTGCTCATCAACATAGCATTTGTGTGGAACGCAGAATTCTTTGAGCTTGGGATAGTAAGTAATGTCTGCAACTATCCTAACGGCGAGTTGCCGGTTAACTTCAAACCACTGAGATCCCTTACGCCAGTCACTCATGTTGATCTCAGGTGCCATGTTTTCATCATAGCGTCCTCTGCCATAAGGGCCAGGTTCATCAACTGCACCCATAAAGCTATACCTCGAGCGTGATATGTAACGGTACACAATGCTGAAGTTCTGGAGAGGAATGCAGGATTCAGATAAGAGGATAAACCATTCATTTGTGATATCAAGCAATGCATTGGCCAGAAGTCTTCTTTCAGCATCACACATACTCATCATTCCCCACTCAGCAACCTGTGAAGGAGAATACTGATTAGAAATTTCTTAAAATCACAAAATATTCGACCTTAACCTAATACTTTTGATCCCAATAGTTTCATGAATATGCAATTGTGGtcctaataaaattttaaatgtatacaTTTTGTCCtccaatttaaaaaaactgaGTAATTTTAATCCACTATTAATCTTCCATCTAATAAAATGCTACATGTATGTAAGTGATAACAGTGTCAATTACTCATTTACgtgatatatttataataaatttgacaaTTAACTCTAATACATGTTATTATGACGAATATGATGAAtgatatattatgaaaaaaaaaaaacttgattttGGAAAACAGGAGAACTAAAtatgcaataaaaaatttatccagAAACTACAGTGACTAGAAGTGGACTTAAgcctgtttttttttaataatatgctagtCTTAATAACCATTTGCTAACTACAAACTGAATTAGTCCTTCAAACCGGTCCATCACTTTTTAACTGTTAGCAATCACAAATTTGTGCATAATTACAAAACAGCCAAAAATTTTGTAAAGGAAATCAATGGTCAAATTAACCATATATGTTTATCCTCGGAAAAATTATTTCCCTACTACACATTATATGTAGCATACTACAGCTGGAATGCAGtactttttaagaaaaatctATTAAACAGACCAAAGAGAAGAAATTTCCCTTTACCAGGGTATAGTTCGTATACGAAGAACCAGTAATGTGAATTTTTCTTTCCCTAATAGGATCTTATTCCAAGAAAATATGTCACAGATCCATACGTTGGATAATACCATTCTTAAAATGCAGAGAAAAGCACAAAATCTGAGTGAGACAAACTTGTTTGGAAGAGTCTCCCAGttctattataaatatagaaatattataCAAGGGGTTTACTCCTAATTAGGACAGACTGTTACTACACTAGATCTATTAGACCAAAATCACAGGTTTGGACAAGAccaaattataaattcaatcaatttataatatggAGTGCAGTACCTTGTTGTCAATAGTAGATGATATTCAACTAGTTAAGAGAGTGGGGGAAATTTTTCCTTGTTATTGTGTGATGTCACTGCAGTTCGTCCTAGAGAGATATTTTTCCTTGTCAGTTTGTCAGGTTGTAGCATTGGTTTGGTCCATCAACCCTCATTTGTTGTTAAGGTTTTAGTCATTGCAAGCACTTGCGTGACTAGACCACTGTGTCATTTTTCAGTGCTTTCTCCTCTGCTCGTTAAGGTTTCAGCTGCTACGAAGCCATCAAGGGAAAGAATGGCTACCACTGTTCAATTCAGAGGCCACTGATCATCCTTATGTTCAAGAGCCGTGACTAGAGGTTCTTTCCCGTGACTTTTTCCGTTGGGAGTTCGTCAATATGTGGGCCAGTTGTGCCACCTTCCTTATAGGTGCTGGTTTGTGATGTTGTATCCTCTATTTGACTACCTGTGCAGCCGTTTCTAAGTTGCTAGTTGCATTTGTCGGAAATATTTTGGTCTTTAGTTGCTGTGTCTGTGGCTGAATCGGAGGTTTTTCTTATTCATTTGAGACCCAAGCTCTTTTCTTTTTGACCAAGGGCCTTCAACAACTACTTGGCCAACTTGCATAATTGATTTGGTTGACAAGTCGGTCTTGCGATTTAAGATCTCAAagttatatttgtaacaagatTAAAACTTAATAAGCTTTAGTTTGATGGAGAACAACAGAATCTAAAAacaatatctataatttattatagaatGTCTAAAATTACCTCTTAGCATTAAATTGTTATCTTAGAGTATCTTATCAAATCGTCCTTGTTGGCCTCTTGCCTTTGCAGCTAGCAGAAAGAAAGTGAGGAAGGAAGAGAGAATAGAGAAGTAAGTGGTTAAAGTGGGAAAGAAAGATAGGAAGGAGGAAATATAGAGTATGGAGAGGGCTAGTAGGAGTGGCAGGAAGATGGGATCCAGATACATATATCTCATGCTTTAGAATAGTCTCTTATCCTAGGATTTGTTTACATATTTCTTAGCAATTATCGTGATTTGTTTCCATATTTAAGTAGAATTACCAGAGTCCATTAGTTAGTCAACATAAGTGTTTGAGTGTTAGTCTTTGAATAAAATGTTGTATTAAGCCTTAATCATAAAGTTTATAGACAATTTAACAGACATAGGAATGGGATCTGACCATCATTTAATATGACCATAAATTAGCAGCACCCATCATAAAACTCCATAATAAATGTGGATGGGTTGAAACACCTACAAATAAATGGCATTGCATTGCTGTGGCCTACGGCTAATAATATAGAGCTTGGATGAAAAATGTGCTGATGAACAATTGAAACATGGAAATCCATATAGATAATGATTTTCCAAATGAATACGTATAGCACCTAACACCATGAGACATTGAAAGCAAAATTCATATCGAATAAAGCTGAACTATACCTGGCTTGGGATCTGTCTTCTATAAAAAACTGATGATGATGGAAAATCCACACTATAGGATGGCAGCGAATGAACATAGATTGAATAAAGCCTCTCATTCCCTTTAAAGAACTTCTCCCAGAGTGGTGCCATTGGCAACGGTCCCTTGGTCAAGAACATGAAGGCAATCTTGGGAGTTCTTTTAAAGGGATAACTCTTGATCCTCGGAGCAAAAGTAGCTCGCCAGAAGAGTTCAGTGTCGTTCATGGTATGCAGCAAACTGGATGGAGGCCTAATCCAACTTTCTATGGTCACCGGCTGCTCAAAGCAAGGTTTAATGGTAGACTGTATCAAAGCCACATTGTGAATACCAAAATGCCTAATCATGTACATGCTAAGAAACGAAGCACCCAGGCCAATAACCAAAAATACCAAGAAGAACTTCAGAAGCCTCAAAGGGAAGGGCCTAGAGAGAGTAGTTCTCAATGCAGCAGGGTCCTTCCCTTCTTCCATTCTAGACTGCATGGTTTTTCCTCAGCTATCTACCAATCAAACCAAGGATCACAGTAAAACTCGTGTTCCTTCACACATAATCACATCTCACAAACACCTCATACGCATCAAAAGCCTCACTTTTCAACGCGAAACCAAATCTACACAAACGAGCCACACCATTCAAATTTCCACCACATGGGGCATCCTTACTTCTTTATTGGGACAACCAATGACAAGCCATATCAAATAACAGATCAAAACCCAAACCAAGCACGAGATCACTTCAAAAACGAAACAAAATCAGCTTCCCACAAAACCAACAATGCTCACACCGTTCAAAAACCAGGATTTCCCGACTTACGAACAAATCAAAAGCTTGGTGTCACG
Coding sequences:
- the LOC114165895 gene encoding glycosyltransferase BC10-like codes for the protein MQSRMEEGKDPAALRTTLSRPFPLRLLKFFLVFLVIGLGASFLSMYMIRHFGIHNVALIQSTIKPCFEQPVTIESWIRPPSSLLHTMNDTELFWRATFAPRIKSYPFKRTPKIAFMFLTKGPLPMAPLWEKFFKGNERLYSIYVHSLPSYSVDFPSSSVFYRRQIPSQVAEWGMMSMCDAERRLLANALLDITNEWFILLSESCIPLQNFSIVYRYISRSRYSFMGAVDEPGPYGRGRYDENMAPEINMSDWRKGSQWFEVNRQLAVRIVADITYYPKLKEFCVPHKCYVDEHYFQTMLTINTPHLLANRSLTFVDWSRGGAHPATFGKDDIKEEFFKKILQDQTCLYNNQPSSLCFLFARKFAPNALGPLLDIATKTLGI